TGTCCCTTGACAGCCTCAGGGCCAGTGCCCACAGTTTTTTCAAAGAAGGCAAGCCCGGAAGGAGCAACTGTTAGTTCACAAGGAGCTTCTTCTGCTGTTGCTCTGAGCTGTAGTTGTAAAATAACATCAAGGAAGCTTTTGCAGAAGCCAAGACCAATTACTTCTCTTCTCTTGAAAAAAGTTTGGCTTTCACTCAGCTAAGGCTGTTGAGAAAAGTTTTCTTGATGGTGGCCGGAGAATTCGGTAGTTGGTGCTTTTGTTGCTTCAAATTGTTAGTGGGCAGTGTTATATTGGGTGTGCTGAGATTTCTGGGAGTGTAATTCCCAACTGAAAATGACCACTCCCAGAAATTTGAAAGAGATGAACAGAATTGGGTTCTTGAAACAGTAGTCTAGTGGTGGAACTGTTAAAAAGAAAGCTATCAAGATTCAAGCACAGTCCGATTTACAATCAGAAGAAATATTTTACAGGATAAGCTTCTAATGAAGCACATTTTGTGAAACCATAATTTCTTTTAACAGTCTGTAAACCTCAGATATTGTTAGCAGAGCCAGAAATCCCAGTGTTAAAACGTTGATGTGATAGATTTCTTTGTCTTGTAAATAAAACCACAATATCTTTGGAGAGACTGGTTGCTAAAAAGAACAtgcaacaaacaaaaacatcCTGGTTATAGCCTTGGTGCTAGCTTGTGATGACATTCCCCCATTCTGGTTTTGCCAGAATCCCAAATCAGATCAACTTTGATGACAATAAGTTTCAAGGGAGATGCAAGTGAAAAAGATTCGAGTCCACGTTGATCTACTTGATGagtagaaaacaaacaaaacctacCTCGAAATTATGATAAGAAAACCAGAAGAACTGATTATTTCACCttgatttaatgaaaaatcCCAAACAAAAGTATATATGAATATATCGATGTGTAAATAACACTAAAAGTCCAGCTGATTTATGGATCCAAGCTGAAGAGCAAAGGTTAGGCAACCTCGAATTCTCACTAGTCACTATCCAAAACAAATGACAGAGCACGAAGCATAAAAAATCCTTCTTCCCCACTGCCCATGTTCATCTTCTGAGATTCTGTTGACTCAAGAATTTTAAGAATTGAAACGAAGTTAGATGGAAATCAAGAATATGCGATCGTCTCTCTATGAACAAGAGACAGTAAGCCCATTACAATCAGCATGCGGTTTCATTAATTAGCGCACAGTTCTTCAATCTTTATGTGCTGCCTGAAGACGGGAAAACTGAGCTCTCGATAACAGTAATCCACTTCAGATACAACTAGAGCCCCTGGCTTTTCTCACATTTTGGTTAAGCACTAAGTTCCTCACCCTTTCTGCATCATCCCATTTCTTATTTAAAACATACAAATCAGATACAAGACTATAAATCCCTCCATCATTCTCTGGTTTTATATCCCTCAAGACCCGCCCTATCACTCTATCAGCGATGTCAAATTGCTTATGCATCTTGCACGCTGATAAAAAGGAACCCCAGATGACAATGTTAGGCTCAAATTCCATCTCTTTAATAACCTCATAAGCTTCTTCTAAAAACCCTGCCTTACCAAACATATCAACCATGCATCCATAATGCTGAATTCTAGGATCCAAACCAGTCTCtttgatcattttaaaatacttgCGACCCTCCTCAATCAACCCCTTACGCGCACAGGCATTAAGAATCCCCGTGAAAGTCATCTCGTTAGGCCTAACACCTGCTTCTTGCATCATCTTAAACAACGATAACACCTCTTGACAAAAGCCGTGTTGCGCTGCACCACATATCAATGCAGTCCAAGTCGAGACATTtctttcttgcatcaaaacaaaaacccagaCAGCATTCTTCAAGAATCCACACTTGGCATACATGTCAACAAGAAGCGTGCCAATATCCACGTTCAACTCCCACCCATTCTTCACTACAAAGCCATGAACTGATTTCCCAGCTAACAATCCAAGAGAACCCATGTGTGCACAACCCGATAAAACAGAACCTACAGTCACTTGGTCTGGTTTTGGGTTCTCATTAGCCATCATTTCTCGAAAAAATGACAGCCCTTGATCCCGAAACCCG
This region of Populus alba chromosome 3, ASM523922v2, whole genome shotgun sequence genomic DNA includes:
- the LOC118054620 gene encoding pentatricopeptide repeat-containing protein At5g66520; this translates as MLVPLSHFLKSTKWQIPTKSYNTWVLAIKNASSPHKALQLYTHMHRQSIPFDTFSILFTLKSCTHFKNLTIIHHLHSHIIKLGFNTHVYVSTCLLHAYVVMSFDQACDLFDEMPQRNIVTWNTMITGYSRSGSINKARSLFEAMPVRDAASWSAMITCYVNNGFRDQGLSFFREMMANENPKPDQVTVGSVLSGCAHMGSLGLLAGKSVHGFVVKNGWELNVDIGTLLVDMYAKCGFLKNAVWVFVLMQERNVSTWTALICGAAQHGFCQEVLSLFKMMQEAGVRPNEMTFTGILNACARKGLIEEGRKYFKMIKETGLDPRIQHYGCMVDMFGKAGFLEEAYEVIKEMEFEPNIVIWGSFLSACKMHKQFDIADRVIGRVLRDIKPENDGGIYSLVSDLYVLNKKWDDAERVRNLVLNQNVRKARGSSCI